In Lactuca sativa cultivar Salinas chromosome 5, Lsat_Salinas_v11, whole genome shotgun sequence, the DNA window AAAGCCCTCCCGAGGACCTAATTGTAATTTGTTGTTCTTTGTTTGTGGCCTTGTCTTTAGCTGAAACTGTCACTATACCATTTGCATCTATGTCAAATGTCACTTCAATTTGTGGCATTCCTCTTGGAGCTGGAGGAATACCCATGAGATCAAATTCTCCTAACATTTTGTTGTCTGATGCCATTTCACGTTCACCTTGTAGCACCTTGATTCCTACTTGTGTTTGATTATCAGCTGCTGTTGAAAACACCtacaaatataataaattaattaataataggTTACTTCTTTTTCCCAAATATGTGAAAAGAAAAAAGCTTACCTGGCTTTTCTTGGTTGGAATTGTGGTGTTTCTACCAATGAGTTTGGTGAAAATTCCACCGAGTGTTTCAATACCAAGGGAAAGAGGAGTGACATCAAGTAAAAGAAGCTCTTTCACATCACCACGAAGGATTCCACCTTGAATAGCAGCTCCCATGGCAACTGCTTCATCTGGATTCACACCTTTGCTTGGTGTTTTCCCAAAGATTTCTGTAACAACTTCCTGAACTTTAGGAACACGACTCATACCTCCAACAAGAAGGATTTCATCGATTTCTTTGGTTGTGATTCCTGCATCCTTGACACAGTTTTTGCATGGGTTCTTTGTTCTTTCGATCAAATGGTTTACTAGAGCTTCGAATTTTGACCTTGTTAGGGTTATATTCAAATGCTTAGCACCGGATGCATCGGCTGTAATAAAGGGGAGATTGATATCTGTTTGGGTGGTTGATGAAAGCTCGATTTTCGCCTTCTCAGCTGCTTCACGAAGCCTCTGAAGGGCAAGTCTGTCTTTTGTCAAGTCTATTCCTTCTGTTCTTTTGAACTCACTAACCAAGAAATCCAACATTGCATTATCGAAATCTTCTCCTCCAAGAAACGTGTCACCATTTGTTGCTTTCACCTTTATAAACAAAACAATCACTTTATCACTTTTATCACTTTACTTTATTAAACCCACAATAGAAAAAGAAATAATAACATACCTCAAAAACACCATTGGATATCTCTAAAATGGAAACATCAAAAGTTCCACCACCAAGATCAAAAACAGCAATGAGACCTTCTTTGTTGTTTAATCCATAAGAAAGTGCAGCAGCTGTTGGCTCATTGATGATTCTTTGAACATCTAAACCAGCAATTCTTCCAGCATCCTTGGTTGCTTGTCTTTGTGCATCATTGAAGTAAGCAGGAACTGTGATAACAGCTTTATTGATTGTCTTCCCAAGGTAAGCTTCAGCAGTTTCCTTCATTTTGGTAAGAACAAATGCACCAATTTGGCTTGGAGAATACTTCTGTCCATTGGCTTCAACCCAAGCatctccatttggagcttttacAATCTTATATGGAACCATTGCCATTTCTTTTTGTGTTTGGGAATCATCAAATCGTCTCCCAATAAGACGTTTTGTTCCAAATACAGTGTTTGTTGGGTTAGTGACTGCTTGTCTTTTAGCTGGAGTTCCCACTATTAACTCTGCTTTTTGGTTGAAAGCTACAACTGAAGGTGTTGTTCGTGCTCCTTCAGCATTCTCAATAACTTTAGCAGTCTATATACAAGAGAAACAACAATTGTTAGTTTAAGAAATATTCAAAATCAAACATATTTGTGTTTTGAACAACTGAATAAATAGATCTTACCTTGCCCTCCATGACTGAAACGCATGAGTTTGTGGTACCCAAATCAATCCCAATAACTTCATTTCCAAGAGGTCTCGAACtgtaatacaagtattgattagcTTCGAATGAAAAGAGAAGAATGTATACAAATACAAAACATTGTACCTGAAGGGTCTGGCAATTACACCCAATTTATGACTCAAGTATGACCCTGTGGATGATGTTTTAGCTCCACTTAACTGAATGGGCAATAGCAAGTAAAAATGTGTTACTTTCCCCAACTCATGATTCGCACAATTATACCCCAAATAATTCAAAAGTTCTATAAAAAAATACCATTCAATTCCAAATCAGAGTCTATTAAATAGATAGCAACAAATCGGGTATTATTTGAACATTAAATTTAACAAGTAGTATTATGATTATAACATAAAAGATTTTCCTAGTGAACGGAAAGGTGATTCATTTGTTGCTCAAAAAGTATATCGTTTGGATTTAAAGGAAAATAAAAGTATAGACTGAAGAAGCAAATATGATATGGATTTGAATCTTTCCTAGCTTCATGGATCAATCGATCGATTAAACAGAGGTTGAGAAAAACAAACGTAAAAATAACATATGAATTAATAAAAGTAGACATGAGAAAGCATACGGATTTGAAGGCGGAGATAGGAGCAGATGCGATGTCTCGTCGACGAAGAGATCTGAGCAACGCGGCGGTCGCCATGGATCTATGAAGTCTCCGGGTGATCcttgttagggtttagggtttttggagagagagagagagaaagagagaaagagagtataAATTGTCGACCGAAGGTGTGTGGGCTGCGTGGAGGTGGGGTTACCAGTTATGTTTCTTTTGTGTTAGGTTTCGTTGAAGCTTCTAGATGCTCCTCGACTTCTATCTTTCTATCCAAGATATTGAATTGAATCAAATAATCAAAAGATTGAAtcaaataaatacaaaatataaaCTAAAGATACAAAGTTACAAACaaaagttttttaatttttatttttatcaagGAACATGATACCATTTGTTAAAAACTCAATCGATAAATTCTTATAtactattttttctttttttttttatttcaatagTTGTGATcaatttatattttttgtttttgatattaAGGATATTGTCATGAAAATTTTAGTATGAGACTTTTTTTTTCTCAAGTGAAATATTTATATCGTTATGCATACAATAGTTGTACATTTTAATGATAAAGGATAAAAGTTAGCCATTAATAAGCTCTTTAAATATATATGTTTGAGAGAAACTTGATTTTGTCTTAAAGAATCATTCGACACAATTTTAGGACGttcaattaatttatttaaatgacATTAAACTAACAAAACAAATTCCCTATAATAATTCATGAAAGCAGACACAGCATGTATTCAAATTTTTTAGTTTGAGACCAACCTCTTAAATTTGGTTGATTTGTTTTTCATGTTCAAGTTTAACTAAAATCAGTATTGAATAagatatattattgttttcataatAAAATACAAAACAAACATATATAGTTAGGTTCTTTTAATTACAGTTAAATTTGGTGCTTCATTATTCAAAGTTCAAACCTAACCTTGGAAAGTCTTTTATGTTGAATTTGTTGTTTCAATATTCAAACATAACCTTAGAAAGTCCTTTACGTGAAGTTCTGAATAATTAACTTAATATGGTTGCATGAAGGGGGAACCTGTCGTTTATGAAAGATGAGGGACTATTGTTGCTTCAGAGGAGTTATGGACTACGGTTCACATTGGTCATTCTATTGGAAGGAAATTTTGTGGGTCTTTGGACTATTTGTTAATATTATGACCAGAATTATATAAAGTTGTTGACTGAGCGTTTCTCTTCATAATTTCGTTAATTTTTTCCCATAGTTTTCTCTGATATATAGCTTAGAGAGACAGAATACGTGTTCATTGATCTTCTCTCATTCAGTTCTTAGTAAAAATCAATCATTAGATTACGATTATGAATTTTGCATGGATTTGGTTGTTTTAGAAGATTTGTCATAAGGTAATCTTGGTAGATctatattttgttattttatgtttgTTGAGATCTCTAAAGTTTGATAGAGATGAAATTGTGTTTTACTAAAAACTTTAATAGTACTATGAatgttgattagttcttgagaagCTCAAATTTAACATGGTAGTCATACAAACTGTATATTGTTTTATTAGATTGAACAACATTGTTCttcaaaatttattttctttcttctTGGAATCTTGGTtaacctcatatatatatatatatatatatatatatatatatatatatatatatatatatatatatatatatatatatatatatatatatgtgtgtgtgtgtgtgtgtgtgtctccaTGTTTTTGACTCTTGTTGTGATCTTTTTGGATGAATTGTTATGAGACTTTTGTTGTTAATCTTGAAACATGATCTCGACAAAGCCTTTTTCTAAGAGAGCGGTGTCTTACATTTTTAGGATC includes these proteins:
- the LOC111913287 gene encoding heat shock 70 kDa protein, mitochondrial, with amino-acid sequence MATAALLRSLRRRDIASAPISAFKSLSGAKTSSTGSYLSHKLGVIARPFSSRPLGNEVIGIDLGTTNSCVSVMEGKTAKVIENAEGARTTPSVVAFNQKAELIVGTPAKRQAVTNPTNTVFGTKRLIGRRFDDSQTQKEMAMVPYKIVKAPNGDAWVEANGQKYSPSQIGAFVLTKMKETAEAYLGKTINKAVITVPAYFNDAQRQATKDAGRIAGLDVQRIINEPTAAALSYGLNNKEGLIAVFDLGGGTFDVSILEISNGVFEVKATNGDTFLGGEDFDNAMLDFLVSEFKRTEGIDLTKDRLALQRLREAAEKAKIELSSTTQTDINLPFITADASGAKHLNITLTRSKFEALVNHLIERTKNPCKNCVKDAGITTKEIDEILLVGGMSRVPKVQEVVTEIFGKTPSKGVNPDEAVAMGAAIQGGILRGDVKELLLLDVTPLSLGIETLGGIFTKLIGRNTTIPTKKSQVFSTAADNQTQVGIKVLQGEREMASDNKMLGEFDLMGIPPAPRGMPQIEVTFDIDANGIVTVSAKDKATNKEQQITIRSSGGLSDDEIDKMVKDAELHAQKDAERKALIDAKNTADTTIYSVEKNLNEYKEKLPSEVVAEIEGAVAELRKAAGGEDVAEIQAKIDAANKAQSKIGQHMQGGAGGSDSGAGGAQGGEQAPEAEYEEVKK